The nucleotide sequence TAACTAAAATCCTGTCGCTCCCCCACGAATGGATTGACAAAATTCTCGTCCCCCTCTTTTACGCCGTTTATCTGCCGGCTACCGTCTATTTTTCTTTCGCAAAAAATTCCGCTAAAAAGTTTTTGCCTCTAATTATTTTAACCATACCTTTCGGGGTGTTTCTCTTAACCACTCCCCAGGGTTTAGCCAATCTGCTCGTATTGCTTATTGCTCTTTTATCTTATAAATACACATCGGCTAAAGAAAACATCAACTGGTCAATTCTCCTTATTCTGGCTCTGACCGCCGCCGCCGTTCACCCCTTGGCCGGCATACCGGCGCTATGTTTTGTAGCGCTTCTGTTCTTGATAAGCCGGAATTATAAAAAATTGTCTTTATTTTTTGGTCTTCTCTCGGCCATCGCCCTGCCGGCTATTTTTTATCTGCAATCCGTGGTATCAAATAACCTTTCAACCGTCATTAGATTCTCTCCGCCGAATATCCTGAATGACTGGCAGTGGCCGGTGCTGGTCAGAAAATTTGATGCGGTTTTAGATTTAGTTTATTTGTATGCTTGGAATTTTAATTTTTGGTTCATAGCGCTGGCCGCCGTTGGTTTTTGGCTTCTTTTAAGGCAACAAAAAAATACTTCGGTAAAAATTTTCGTTTATTCTTTTATAATTCTAATCATAAATTATCTGCTCCTGACTTTGTTTTTTCAATTCCAAGGGCTAATCGCTTACGAACGGCAAAATTACGCCTCCAGAATTTTAGAGTTGAGTTTTTATTTTCTCATCCCATTTTATCTTTGGACTTTTGACTGGCTAGCCCAAAAAATTACCGAAAAAAATATCTTTTACAAATCATTTTTTATTTTAATTTTAACCATTGCCATAATCAGCTCTTTTTACGTTTCTTACCCGCGCCAGGACGATTATGACGACGCCCGCGGATATAATTTGAGCCAAGCTGACCTCAGCGCCGTTCATTATATAAAAAATACAGCTGGCGGAGATTACATAGTACTTGCCAATCAAATGGTGGCGGCCGGGGCCTTAAAAGAATTTGGCTTTGCTAAGTATTATCAAACTTCCCGCGGAGAGATATTTTATTATCCTATTCCTACCGGCAGCCCGCTTTACGATTATTATTTAAAAATGGTTTACGAAAAAGCGGCACGGAAAACAATGATAGAAGCTATGGATTTAGTCGGAGTTGACGCCGGGTTTTTAGTGGTGAATGATTACTGGCACCGCTCGGCCATCACCGTAGAGGAAGCCAAGTCCTCGGCCGATAATTTTGTAAAATTAGACAACGGTAAAATTTACGTTTTTGAGTATAAGAGATAAAAATAAAACCTGCTTGTAGAGAAGACACTCTATGGCGTGTCTCTACGGCGTTAGAACAAAATAAAACCCCGCGTTATTAGCGCGAGGTTTTTTATTTGTTTAATTGGGGGCTTCAAAAAGATTTTTACTTTCCACGACTGTTACTGAAATGCCAGAAATAAATTCTTCGGAAATGTTTTCATCTACAAACCTTAAGGCCTGGCGCGTAGCCGTTTTAGAAGCTCCTGACGGGCTTTTGTCATAAGTCGGAATGAACAGGGTTCCCATGTGTTCTTCCGCATGGCTAATCACGGCTTGAAAAATTCTTACTTTTCCAAGAAGTGGAATCTCCAATTCTCCACTTTTTATTTTTCTCAAAAAATAACCCATTTTTATTCCTCCTTTGTCTAAAAATAAAAAATTGGGCAACAATAAACTTTTAAATATAGCATATCTTGATAATTCTGTCAAGACACATCGGTCGTGACTGGCGTGCCAAAAGTTGATAGAGCTAAAAGTAAAATAATGGCATGGGAACATTAAAACATTATAATAAAAAAGCGCAATCCAAATTGGATCGCGCTAAAGAACACTTATTTACCCTTTATCAGCATAACACCACTTGCCCGCCTAATTGACAGGCCCGAGGAACAAGAGACCGCCAGAATTGAAACAAAGGGCACTGGTCGGGTCGCTGTCGTTACTGAAGACGAGATATTCGTTGTGAGCAACGAAAGCGGGTGTGCACTCGGCGGATTGGGCGGAAAGAGCGGCCATATTTAGACATAGTGTATTCCTATCACGCGCCAAGATGTCAGGATACATTACCATAGCAATGGGAGTATCCATACCGGAAAGAATAAACCCTTCGGGTAACGTTGACACTTGTTCCCTGTCGGCATTGATGGAAAATCCCTGTAAGGGGGCTGGGAAGTGAATCCCGATAACCGGCCCCCACTTCATTCGTTCAATAAGCTGGTCATGCCGGCTTCCCTCAACGATGCTAAACTCGTTCGCCGAGGTATTTTTGTGAAGATTACGAAACTCCCGATCACCGAAGGTTCTTATATAACTCTTGCCGACCGCCTCAAGATACTGTTTGAGAATAACTCCGGGGTTTTTGGTCGTGAGTGGAGGTATAACCACCGGCAGCCCTACACCTTTTATGATATTAGCGATTTGGGGGTTGTTCCGAATTAAAGCCAACAGACGTTCGGTTTCCGCCCTGAATTGTCCGGCAGTAATCGCCGTAAACGAACCGAGACACTCGTGCAATCGACTAAGGCGCTTGAGATAATCAACCTCTGCCTTCAGCTCCGGTTGAACTAGCCGAAATTTCCTGTCCCCGTCGCAGACGTTGGCCGAGAGTCCTTCTGGAATCCGTCGGCCGTGTTTGTCAAAGAGTAGTCGAACTGCGTCTGTAACCGTCACGGTTTTTTCGCCCCTGAGCCAAGCATCCCATACTTTCTTGCCGCCCAAATTATTAATGGCAGCTTCCACTTCTCCTAAAGTCACTTCTCCGTATTTCATTGCCAAACCTCCCAGCAGACTTTTTGCCCGCTTTTTGGATTTTTCCTCTGCCCGAGGACTAGGATTCTTTCACCCCGAAAGAATAGTTTAATATATTACAAATAATAAAATCTGTCAAGGCCTAAAGCGAATTTCGGGCTGGCCTTAACTAAATAATTTTTCCAGCCCCCCGATATAGTTATCCAAATTATATTTAGCCACTGACAGCCGAGCGTTATTTTTCATTTTTAGATACTCCTCCGGGCTGGCTAAAATGTATTTTAAAATGCCCGCAAATTCCTCCCCGTTCCCGGGCTCAAAAGTAAAGCCGTTTTTGCCAAGCTCCACCAACTCGCCGACGCCGCCGATATTGGCGGCCACCGCCGGCACGCCATAATATAAACTTTCATAAATCACTGACGGTGAATTTTCATAGCAGAGAGAAGGAACAATAGTTAAATCCGCCTGACTAAAAATTTTCCCGACTTCTCTTTGCTCCACCGGCCCCTCAACGCTGATGCGCTTGTCTTCTCCGACTAATCTTTGGGCTTCACCCATTGCCGCGCCACCACCGACAATTCGTAAAGTTAAATTATCGTTATTAATGTTTTTAAAATTTTCTATAAGCCAAAGGATGCCTTTATGTTTTTCTATTTGCCCCAAGTAAAGCAGACGAAATTTCTCGCTCCGTTCCCCCTCTGAGATGTCGGCATCAAAAAGCATAATAGGGTTAGGGAGAATCGTCCGTTTTGAAGTGGGGAAAAAGCCCGCGAAACTATGAACGGATAAAAGCCACCGGCTGGGAGAAATCACCACGGCCGGGGAACTAAAAAGTTTTTGGCAAATAAAGGCGTAAATTGCTAAAACAAAATTGCAATTTTTAATTTTCTTCTCCTCGCCCCACAAAACAATACCCGAAGGGTTAATAAGCTGAATATCATGAAGAGTGTGGATGTGTTTAATTTTCAATATTCCTAAAAGCAGGGGCGTTAAAAGGCCGATACCCTTCAAATTATGGGTTAAAACAACATCTGGCTTTTCTTTTTTTAGAATTTTTTTAATTTCTTTAAAACTATAAAAATTAAAAGTGTCAAAGATGTGCCAAAAAAATCTTTTAATCCAACTGTGTTTATGCGCATCGCCGAGCCAATATAAATTTTTCGGGAAAAATCTATAAATAAGCTGGCCGCCTTTCACCTCTTGTCCCAAACCCGATTCTTTCGGTTTGGTGGTAATAACAAAAATTTGATAGCCGCGATGCGCCAAACCATTAGCAATTTTAGCGGCTATCCTTTCGGCCCCGCCTCTTTCGTAGGGATAATAAAAATTGGAAATAATGCCTATTTTCATTATTGAAAAGATTTGAAGAGGGATTCTAATTTATCGCCAATAACTTTCCAATCGTATTTTTGCTCGGCCTTCTTTCTGCCGGCAAAACCAAATTGGCGGGAGAGGTCTTCGCTGGCAAAAATATTTTTAATACAGCTGGCTAAATCTCCTTCATTTTTTAAATCCGCTAAATATCCATTGATACCATTTTCGACTACACTGCGTACTCCGGGAAGATTGGAGGCAATAACTGGTTTGCCCGAAGCCATGGCTTCCACTAAAACCACGCCAAAGGCCTCGGATTTATCAGTAGATGGCAATACGAATAAATCCGCTAAATTGTAATAGCGCGGCAAATCTTCATCGCTGACAAACCCCGTAAAAATCACTTGGCTGGCAATATCAAGGGCGCGGGCTTTGGCGATATATTCTTCTTTCATGTTGCCGGCGCCGACAATCAGCAATTTAATCGTTGGGTTGCCGATTAATTTTATCGTGCGCAAAAGATAATCTATACCTTTAAAATAATGCGCCCTGTCCAAGGCACCGACAAAAAGAATTTTTTTATCTCCTTCACCAAGAGAATGTTTAGCCAACAACTCCCTGTCTTGGCTACGCGGGAAAAACCTTCGGGTATCCACGCCATTCGGTATTTCCGTGAATTTATCCTGCTGGGTAAAGAAAAAATTCTTGATATCTGATTCCTTCGCGTAGTCAAAAGAAGAAACGATAATTTTATCCGCTTGTTTTAAAATTCCGGTTAACAAATACTTGGTATGCCAGCGAAAAATAAATCCTAAAATCCCTCGGCCGACAACATCCATGTGATAAGTAATTATCAGCCGCGGCAAAAGACAGCGCTTTTTCATCAAACGGCAATAAAATTTTTTAACCGCGTACCAGAAATAAACAATTTCCGCGCCGCCAAAAAAAGGATAGTGAAGATGAATAAAATCAAAATGCCCCAAACGCCACCAAAGCTGCGGCACAATTCCGGCATTGCCATAACTAAAAAACGACACCATCCTTTTTACCTCGATCTCCGGCGGGTCAATAATTTTCCCCCGCAATCTTTCCCAAAAATCCCAATACCACGGAGTTAAAACTTCCACCGCGTAACCCCGACGGGCGAGAATCAAAGAATTTTCCTTGGCCACATTACCAATCCCTCCGCGATAAGGGGGAAAAGTGCAGACAATTTCCGCTATTTTATTTTTTTTATCGCCTATTCCCATATTAAAAGCTACCACCAAATAATTAACCGGCAGAATTGAAAATATAAATTAAAAACTGGATTTAAAATAAAACGCACTAACGGATTGGCGACCTCCTGAAAATCTATTTTACCGGTAAAAAATTTCAAAATCTTCCGGTCTTTTATTTTTCTTTTTGCCTGCACCGTTTTTCTGTCAGCGAGTAAAATCCGCCAATGGCGCGCTTTTAAATAATACCAACCGACCCTGGACTCTTCTTTGAGCCACCCGCCGCGCCAAGAAGAAAATAAAAGACCGATATTCATTACGAGCCAAGCGGGGAAAAATAAAATCAGTGTCGGCCATTTATAATTCTGGATTAACACCCAAAAACGATTGCGTTCCATAAAATAGTATTTCTTAATACTGCGACTAAATTCATATTTATGGCAGACGACGGAATTTGGGGCCAATAAAATCTTAAATCCGCCGAGGCGCATCCGCCAACCCAAATCCAAATCTTCGTGATACATAAAAAACAAAGGATTAAAAAGCCCGACTTCTTTCAAAACTCCGGCTTTTATTAAAACCGCCGCACCGCTCGGATAAGTTATTTCCTTAACTTCCAATTTTAGATTCGAGTGATTCAATTGGCGATAACCGCCGGCATAGCCAAAGCCCAAAAAATGTATCTCATTACCCCAGCTATTAATGCGTTCCCTTTCTGGATGGAGTAAAAGCAATGACTGGACAGCTCCGGCTCCTTGGTCCGCTTCGGCGACTTTAATCGCTTCTCCCAGCCATCCTTTTTCCACTATCGTGTCCTGATTCAATAAATAAATATAATCGGCGCCATCGTCCAGCGCCCTTTTAATGCCTATATTATTGCCGCCGGCAAAACCGAGATTCTCTCGACTTTCAATCAATATCGCTTCCGGATATTTTTCTTTTATAAATTTAACCGTGCCGTCGGTTGAATTATTATCAATAACCAAAACCTTTACTTCTTTATCTTCGGGTAAATTAGAAAAAATACTGCCGAGACAATCCGGCAGGTATTTTTCGGCGTTATAAGTGACAATAATAATATAAACCTTCATACAAATTTCTAATTCCCAATGACTAATTTCTAATCAAATCCTATTTTCTAAATCCTAACTACTATATAAATCACGAATTAAAATATTAAAACCGTTTTAAATTTTGATTATTTGATATTTGAATTTGTTTAGAATTTCGGATTTAGGATTTCGGATTTTTTCTCTCTTCTCTTAAACCCATCTCTCTCACCACTTTAGTTATATCCTGCTCAATTTTTTCCAAACGGACAAAAATACGAAAAATGACATAAAAAATCACAACGATAGCAACGTAGATGGCTAAATCAACTCCTCTCCCGACCCCCACCCAGCTAGCCAACAAACTCGTGGTCTGGGGCAAAAGCACCGCTACCGCGACTGCTATCCAAAAAATCAGCCAAAACAGAAGTTCTTTGGCCGTAATTTCTCCCTTTTTAAACCGCAACAAAATACG is from Patescibacteria group bacterium and encodes:
- a CDS encoding DUF2304 family protein, whose product is MLIQFFIVLFVLFVLSRILLRFKKGEITAKELLFWLIFWIAVAVAVLLPQTTSLLASWVGVGRGVDLAIYVAIVVIFYVIFRIFVRLEKIEQDITKVVREMGLREERKNPKS
- a CDS encoding glycosyltransferase: MKIGIISNFYYPYERGGAERIAAKIANGLAHRGYQIFVITTKPKESGLGQEVKGGQLIYRFFPKNLYWLGDAHKHSWIKRFFWHIFDTFNFYSFKEIKKILKKEKPDVVLTHNLKGIGLLTPLLLGILKIKHIHTLHDIQLINPSGIVLWGEEKKIKNCNFVLAIYAFICQKLFSSPAVVISPSRWLLSVHSFAGFFPTSKRTILPNPIMLFDADISEGERSEKFRLLYLGQIEKHKGILWLIENFKNINNDNLTLRIVGGGAAMGEAQRLVGEDKRISVEGPVEQREVGKIFSQADLTIVPSLCYENSPSVIYESLYYGVPAVAANIGGVGELVELGKNGFTFEPGNGEEFAGILKYILASPEEYLKMKNNARLSVAKYNLDNYIGGLEKLFS
- a CDS encoding glycosyltransferase family 2 protein; translated protein: MKVYIIIVTYNAEKYLPDCLGSIFSNLPEDKEVKVLVIDNNSTDGTVKFIKEKYPEAILIESRENLGFAGGNNIGIKRALDDGADYIYLLNQDTIVEKGWLGEAIKVAEADQGAGAVQSLLLLHPERERINSWGNEIHFLGFGYAGGYRQLNHSNLKLEVKEITYPSGAAVLIKAGVLKEVGLFNPLFFMYHEDLDLGWRMRLGGFKILLAPNSVVCHKYEFSRSIKKYYFMERNRFWVLIQNYKWPTLILFFPAWLVMNIGLLFSSWRGGWLKEESRVGWYYLKARHWRILLADRKTVQAKRKIKDRKILKFFTGKIDFQEVANPLVRFILNPVFNLYFQFCRLIIWW
- a CDS encoding glycosyltransferase family 4 protein gives rise to the protein MGIGDKKNKIAEIVCTFPPYRGGIGNVAKENSLILARRGYAVEVLTPWYWDFWERLRGKIIDPPEIEVKRMVSFFSYGNAGIVPQLWWRLGHFDFIHLHYPFFGGAEIVYFWYAVKKFYCRLMKKRCLLPRLIITYHMDVVGRGILGFIFRWHTKYLLTGILKQADKIIVSSFDYAKESDIKNFFFTQQDKFTEIPNGVDTRRFFPRSQDRELLAKHSLGEGDKKILFVGALDRAHYFKGIDYLLRTIKLIGNPTIKLLIVGAGNMKEEYIAKARALDIASQVIFTGFVSDEDLPRYYNLADLFVLPSTDKSEAFGVVLVEAMASGKPVIASNLPGVRSVVENGINGYLADLKNEGDLASCIKNIFASEDLSRQFGFAGRKKAEQKYDWKVIGDKLESLFKSFQ